The DNA segment CGTATGAGCGCGCCAGTCGGGCGGGCCTTGCCGCAAGTGTGCGTAAAGGTCTGCCTTTCCACGCCGCGCCTCCCCGTGCCTACACTGCTGTATGACTAGGAATCCGAACGAAGATGACCAGCGGGGCGGTCTGCCCGACGATCTAGGCAACGGCATGAGTGACCGTAGCGGCTATTACGACGAGTCCAAGACGGGCATGACCGATACGCCAATTGGCCGCGAACGCCCATCCCCAAAAGCGGTGCCGGACCATCCGAAAGACACCGACGATTCGGGCACGACATTCGACGCAGATACGGGAACGGGACGGGAACTGTAAACCGACATTCAGAGGGAGGCGCGGTGGCACTTTTGGCCCCTGCGCCTCCCTTTACACTGCCCCTTGCTATGCTCGCCTCTTCCCTGCCCCCCCACACACTCTCCGTCGCCCCGATGATGGACTGGACGGACCGCCACTGCCGCGCCTTTCACCGCACGCTGACGCGCCGCACACTGCTGTATACCGAGATGATCACCACGGGCGCGATCCTGCACGGGGACCGCGAGCGGCATCTGTCGTTCGCGGAGGCCGAGCATCCGGTGGCCCTGCAACTGGGCGGTAGCGACGCCTCAGCGCTGGCCGAATGCGCCCGCATCGCCACGGAGTACGGCTACGACGAGATCAACCTGAACTGCGGCTGCCCGTCGGACCGCGTGAGCAGCGGCTCTTTTGGCGCATGCCTGATGGCCTCGCCGGACGTGGTGGCCCGCGCCGTGGAAGCCATGCGGGGCGCAACGCATCTGCCTGTGACCGTCAAGCACCGCATTGGCATCGACGATCTGGACAGCTATGAACACCTGAGCGGATTTGTTCGGACGGTGGCGGCGGCGGGCTGCGAGACCTTCATCGTCCACGCGCGCAAGGCGTGGCTATCGGGCCTGTCGCCCAGAGAAAACCGCGAGATGCCGCCACTGCGCCACGACGTGGTGCGGCAACTCAAGACAGATTTCCCAGACCTGACCATCGTGCTGAACGGCGGCCTGCTGACGCTGGAAGACGCGCAGGACGCTCTGGCCTGGGCCGACGGCGCGATGATCGGACGGGCCGCATACGGGACACCGTATCTGCTGGCGACGGCAGATCAGGATGTGTTTGGAGACGAGCTGACGCCGCCCACCCGCCGCGAGGCGATAGAGGCGTTTCTGCCCTTCGTGGCCGCCGAGTTGCAGGCTGGGCAGCCCCTCAACCGCATGATGAGGCACACGCTAGGGCTGTTCGCGGGGCAGCCTGGGGCGCGGCACTGGAAACGCACCCTCAGCGAGCGGGGACACAGGACGGGCGCGGGCCTGGAAGTGGTGCAGGAAGCTCTGGCAGGCGTGCCGGACGGCGTGCTGGATGCCCAACCGAACCTACTACGGCGGCAGGGGGCTGAAGCTCCTGCCGCCGCTATTTCAGGGTAACTTTCCCGCTGAACGTGGCCGAAACGTTGAACTGCTCGGGCAACACATCGGCAAAACTGCTGAGGTCGCCGGACATGGCCGTGATCCAGGTGTCGTAGGAGCCAGCGGTCACTGCACTCCCCACATTCAGTGTGGTCGGCAGCGCCGTGGAATACACCGAGACGGCCAGCGGGTCCCCGGGCTGTTCCGCCTGACCGCGGAGAACGGCGGTCTGGCGGCTGGTCAGGGACGAGGTCTCGACCCGGCTGTTGGCCACGTAGGAATAGAGCCACTTCGCGTCGGCAGGCAGCTTGCCCCCGAACGTGACCGCACGCTGGTTGATCGTCGCCGCGCCCCCGTCTACGAAACCGAGTGTCGCGCCGGGTTTTGGCAGGGTGGCCGTGGTCGCGTAGACCAGACCGTTCTGGATCAGGCCCGCGCGGTACTCTCCCGCCGGGTATTTTGTGGCGTCAGGCAGCGCCCACCAGCACCAGTTGTTGATATTCTTCGGGGATAGCTCACAGCTCAGGCTTTCATTGCCGGGGGCCGTCACCGTGAAGGTTGAGGCCTGTGTCTCGCCGCTTTCCGGGCGGTAACGCACCGCGATGAAGCGTCCCGGCGCGGCCCCGAAGGGCTGGAGATTCCACACGTAGGTGCCCACCGCCAGTTCCAGACCGTAGGTGGAGACCACCAGCGTGGCCGTCTTACCGCCCGCGCTGGCCGTGATTTTTACCGGACTGTCGGTGGCGGTCAGCCGCTTGACCGTCAGGTTGCCCGGAGCGTCCACCCCAATGACACCGGGCTGGCTGGAGGTATAGGTTACCTGCGTGGGCAGGGCCTGACCGTTGACATCGCGCAACACGGCGCTGAGCTGGGCTGATGCGCCAACGGCCAGGGACGTCCCCCCTGTGAGTTCGAGGGTGGCGGCGGTGGGCGTCAGATCACCCCCACCACAGGCACTGAGGACGGCGGTCAACATGAGGGCGGCGGGCAACAGGACTCTGGGCATGAAGGCTCCTTCATTTAAACTATACCCGAAGTTACTGACCAGGAGACCACCCAATGGGGGCAGAGGAAGTGAAATGCTCGTCCAGGCTCTTCGGAGTTCGTCTCTTTCTAGCGATCAGGTCAGTTCGCCGCGCACTCCGGGCACTGGCCGTACAGGGTGACCTCATGCGCCTCCACCACGAAGCCGCCGGGGTAGACCGTACCGCTGGGAAGCGCGACAGGACAGGTGTGCAGCGTGAACACGCGCCCACAGCGGGTACAGGAAAAATGATGGTGGTGGCCCTTGCCCGCCGCCTCATAGCGGGTCTCGCCGTCCAGCGTGACCGGATGGATCTGGCCCTGCTCGGTCAGCAATTTCAGGGTGCGGTACACCGTGGCGATGCCCAGGCCTGGCAGGTCACTCTGGGCCAGCCCCAGGATCTCGGGCACAGCCAGCGGCCCCGATGCACGGCCCAGGACCTGGGCGATCACGTCGCGCTGGCGGGTGCTGCGGGTGGCGGTCATGGCACCGAGGCTAGCAGACCGGGCCAACAGAGATCAAAAAGCAGCCCACCATTACGCGGCGGGCTGTTTCAAAGCGGAAACTTCTGTTTGCAGGTGAAACTCAGCGCAGGTTGGGATTGCCCTTCTCGTCGGGGGCGATGACGCTGCCCTGGGCCTTGGCCTCCACCACGCTTTTGGGGATGGGCACCACTCCGGGGTGATCATGGCTGGCGGCAAGGGGGGGCGCGCTACCCTCGGCACTGGCCTGATCGTTAAAACTCTGGGCCTGCCCGGTGGGGGCACTGGGTTTCAGGAAAGAGGCGGTGGCGCTGGGACTGGTGGTTGCAGAAGTGGTAGACGCGGTTCCCATCGGTGTGGAGCCACTGCCAGCCGATGTAACCGGAGCATCACTCTTGCTCAGCGACGGTCCAGCGGAGGCTGCTGAGCGGTCCATTGGTTTGGGCTTGGGCGCACCCGGTTTGGAATCTCCGCCAGACTTTTCCAGCATGTTGTTGGCGATTTCTTCCAATTTGGGGGTCAGTACGCGGTCCGACAGGGTCTTGACCGCCAGCGTGCCCAGGGTGGCCAGCAATGCGCCGCCCAAGCCGCCGCCTCCCTTCTGGGATTTCTGCGCCTTGATCAGTTCTTTCTGGTACTTGACGGGACTTTCGGCGTTCACGTAAATCTTCCTGGTGCGCTTGAACTGCGTGCCGATCAGCAGGCCCAGAACCGCGCCCACGGCAGAAGCGCCGCCCAGCATCTTGACCGGCTCTTTTTGCATCTGCACCTGAAGGTTGGCGCGCTCGGCCAGCACGTCCAGACTGGCTTTCAGGCGTTCACGGGCGGCCTCGCGCTCCGTCAGACCAGCGGTGGAATTGAACTCGGCCATCAGTAATCACCTCCGCCCTTTTTGATGTCGTCTTTGTAGGTGGGATCGGTGCTGACCGGGATGCCGGGGGCGTCACTCAGAACGACGGGTTCCTGCAAGCGGGGATCGTGCTTCTTACCGCTGTGCGCACCAGTCTCGGCGTGGCTGGCGCTGGGCACCTCGCCCTTGTCCAGCTTCTCGTTCAGGGAGCCGCCGTACATTTTTGCGGAACCGTCCGGCTCGCTTTCATAGATTGGTACGGTGGAGGTGCCGCCCTCCACGCGCACGGTGGCCTGCTGACCGTTCCCCCCCACGTAGCGGTTCTCGCCGGCGGCGTACTGACCGGGATCGCGGGGCACTTCAACCGAGGTCCGGCTGGCAGGCTGGCGCGAATCCTGGTCTTTGGCCAGGTCGGGTGCGCCCACCCGTGCCTGCTGATTCCCGGCAGTGTGCTGCACAGACGCGCCCAGGCCAGCGCTGCCTGTGGCCTGCACCGGGCTGGACTGCACTGCAGTGGCCTGCACCGGGACTGGCTGAACCGAAGTGGCCTGGGCGGCGCGGCGTTCCTTTGCAGCCTTCTCGGCCTGTTCGGCCTGATACTGCGCTTCCAGGCGTTCGTCCTCGGTCATAGAGGCCAGGCTCTTGGCGCGGGGTTCGTCGGTTTCCACTTCCGCACCCAGCTTGCGAATACCCAGCAGGATCATCACGCCCGTGACCACGAAGCTGAACACGGCGATCAGCAGCGCGGCGGCCCAGGCACCCAGGCCCAGCCGCATCAGGCCGTAGAAGACCGCCAAAATCATGAAGATCAGCGCCAGAACCAGCGGCCCGGTGGCGGCCAGCAGCAGCACCACGCCCAGACCCTTGGCCTTGGCGATCTCGCTGAATTTTTTGACCAGCGCATTGATCTCGGATTTGACGAGGGTCACGCCCGCATCGAACACATCGACAATGGCCCCTCCCATACTCTTGCGTTCTTCCATCATTCCCTCCGGGGAGCGGCCCCACGCCCAGAACAGCGTGAACAGACAGGCCAGATAATGCCCAGCATAATAGTTAATGTGTCGCAAATGCCCCAGATGCAAGGAAACCTGAACCCCCACGCGGCCCCGCCGGGCCTGAGTCTGGCTCAACACAGCAACAAGCTGGAGTTGACCGCACGCGGTTACATGCTGTGGCGCGCACAATCGCTGGGCCTGCTGAGCGGCGCACCCTTCGGTCTGGAGCGGGAGGCCCGGCTGTTCCGTTCCCTGTGCAGCCCGCAACCGGGGCAGGACTGGCTGGACGCCGGGACCAGCGCGGGCTTTTACGCGGGCGTGCTGGCGGCGGCAGGCTGCCGGGTGCTGGCCGCCGATCTGAGCGCCCCCATGCTGCGCGAGGGCCAGCGCCGCGAAACGAGTGGCAACATCGACTGGGCACTGCTGAATCTGGAGGACAGCGGCCTGCTAGACGAGAGTTTTGACGGCGTGACCGTGGGCGCGACCCTGAACGAAACACATGACCCGGCCCGTTTTCTGCGGGAGCTGGCGCGCGTGCTGCGTCCCGGCGGCCAGTTGTGGCTGATGTACCTGCCGCGTACGGGCGGCCCGCTGCAAAGCCTGCTCTCCAGACCCGCGCTGGGCGGCCTGAACTTTCCCGATCCGGCCTGGGTGGGGCGGCAATTGCCCGGAATGCACCTGACCGACGGCCTGGGCATCGGCGCCGTCAGGTTCGGGCGCTATGTCAAAAACCAGCAGCAGTAGAGACCAGCAGCAGTCAGACCTCAGAAATCAGTCGGAGCAGGACGCTGTGTAAAGAGCGCTGTGTAAAGGATTGATCTCGCCTTCTACGCCCGCACGCGTGCCCATCTGTCAGGAGTCTGTAAGAATGTGGGAGGTTTGCCCCTGCCAGACCCCCTAGACTCTGCGACAAGGAATTGTGCCCATGATCAAGACGTCCCTGCCCTCCTCCCACAACCCCGCTGCCCCGGCGCAGGCGGTGGCCTATTGCCGGGACGTGACGCGCGACCACAGCAAGACCTTTTTTCTGGGGTCACGCCTGTTTCCGTTGCGGCAGCGGCAGGCGGTCTGGGCGGTCTACGCGGCCTGCCGCACCGGGGACGACATTGCCGACGAGTCCACAGCCGACAGCGTGAGCGCCGAGCTGGACGTGTGGTGGAACCGGATTCAGAGTGCCTTCGCCGGGCGGCCCGGACCCGATCCGGTAGACACGGCGCTGGCCTGGGCCGCCCGCACCTACCCGATTCCTCTGTCGGCCTTCGCCGAACTGCACGATGGCCTGCGGATGGACCTGGGGGGTCACGTCTACCGCGATATGGACGATCTGACGCTGTACTGCCGCCGGGTGGCCGGGGTCATCGGCTTCATGATCGCCCCGGTCAGCGGCTTCAGCGGCGGCGAGAAAACCCTGCAACACGCCCTGATGCTGGGGCAGGCCATGCAACTGACCAACATCCTGCGCGACGTGGGCGAGGACCTGACGCGCGGGCGGATCTACTTGCCGCAGACCCTGCTGAGCGAGTATGGCATCACGCCCGCCGATCTGGAACGCGGCGTGGTGACCCCTGAATACCGCGCCCTAATGGCCCACCTGTGCGCCCTGGCCCGCAACTGGTACGCCGAGGGCCGCGCCGGAATTCCCTGCCTGCACGGCAGCGCCCGTTTGGCCGTCGCCACCGCTGCACGCGCCTACGAGGGCATTCTGGACGATCTGGAACGTGCAGGCTACGACAACTTCAACCGCCGCGCCTATGTCAGCGGCACCCGCAAACTGCTGATGCTGCCCCGCGCCTGGTGGGAATTGCGCGGCGCGGTGAGCGGGTAAGAGAATCTCGACGCCACACTGAAATCTCAACTTCACGCTAAAAACCCCCTCCACCACACCGGGCAGAGGGGGTTTTCCTTGAGTCGATCTCTCAGGTCAAGCCTTACTTCGTCCCGTTCACAACCACGATGCGGCCTTCCGGCTCGGCGGTCAGATTGGGGTTGGCCTTCAGGTAATCCACCAGAATGTCGATGTCCAGCTTGCCGGTTTCCAGGATCGGCGCACCCTTGAACGAGGTAAAGCCGTCGCCGCCGCCCGCCGTGAAATTGTTGATGGCGACCTTATAGATTTTGGTCTCATCCAGCGGCTGCCCGTTCAGGGTCACGGCGCTCACGCGGCTGCCCACCGGCTTGCTGGGATCGAAGGTGTAGCTCATGCCCTTGGAGACGTGCAGGAACTGGCCCTTGTTCTCGCTCCAGGTGGCGACGCCGTATTCCAGGGCATCCCGAATCTTCGCGCCGGTCAGGTCCAGGATGGTCAGGGTGTTGCCGAAAGGCTGCACGGTGATGGCCTCATCGAAGGTGATCGGGCCAGCGTCGATGCTGGCGCGCACGTTGCCGCCGTTGACCAGTGCCAGCTCTGCCCCAGCCTGCTGACCAGCGGCCAGCGAGGCGTCGGCCAGCACGTTGGCCATGCCGCTCTCACGCTGGCGAACCAGTTCGCGGCTGCCGTTGAGACCCCCCGGTGCGTTGCCCACCACCTGACGGCGCAGGGCGGCAATCGGCACGGTCAGGGTGGTGACCATGCGTTTGGCGGTGTCGTCCTCGGGCACGTCGGCAGACACCGGGATGGGGTTGCCCTCCCAGGACTGCACGGCCCCGGCATCGTCGAACTTGACCTGAAGGCGGCCCAGCACCTTGCCCCATTCCCACGCGGCCACCAGCAGGGTCTTGTTGCCGTCGGGGTTGTTCACCACGGTGGGGTACGGCCCCTCGCTGGCGGGGAAATCCTTGTTGTCGAAGGTGCCCAGCAGTGTGTGCGAGTGCCCGCCGACGATCACGTCCAGGCCCGACACCTTGGCCGCCACTTGCTGCTCCAGTGTGTAGCCCAAGTGGGAGACCAGGAAGACCTTGTTGATGCCCTGTGCCTTGATGGCGTCGGCGCTGGCCTGGATGCTCTGAATCACGTCCAGCATCTTGACGTTGTCGCCAGGGCTGCTGATCAGCGGCAGATCAGGGGTCACCGCGCCAATGACGCCGACCTTCTCGCCGCCCACGTTCAGGATAGCGTAGGGCTTGATACGGTCCTTGAGCAGCGGCTCGGCGCTGACGTCGATGTTGGTGGCCAGCACGGGGAAGTTGGCCTTGTCCACGAATTTGGCCAGCGCCGCCGGGCCGTCGTCGAACTCGTGGTTGCCCACGGCCATCGCCTGATAGCCCTGGTAATTCATGAACAGCACGTCGGCCAGCCCCTTGTAGACGTTGTAGAACAGCGTGCCCTGGAAGGTGTCGCCCCCGGACAGCACGAGGGGGTTGGGGTCCTCAGCGGCGTACTTCTTGACCAGCGTGGTCTGGCGGGCGTAGCCGCCGTACGTGCCCTCGCCGATCTTGGTGGGTTCCAGGTGCCCGTGCAGATCGTCGGTGTGCAGCACGGTGATGGTGATCGGCGCGGCGGACGCCGTGCCCAGCAGGGCGACGCTCAGCAGAAGGGAACGTGTGAGTTTCATAGAGCTTTTATGTTAGCCCGGATTGCCAGATCGTACTCAAGGTGGCGCGGGCCAGAACGACATCTGCGCTCCCTTTGCCAGATCAGGGTTCCAGCAGGTCCAGCAGCCGTGCCAGCAGCTCAGCGTTTACACCTGCCTGGGCATAGGGACTGACGTTCGCCCCCAGCACTGCCTTTACCGTGGCCTGCCCACCCGGCACCATCAGCCCGTACCGGGTCAGGGTCAGGTTGAGGGGACCATCCGGCGTGGCGAAGCGGGCGCGGGTCATGAACGCCTGCGTCCTGGCCTCCAGCGCGGCACGGGCCTGTTTCAGCGCCAGCTCCTGCGACGGCGAGAGAATGGCGTGCAGCGATGTTTCCAGTCTGCGGGCGTCGGCGGGGGGCAACGCCTTCCGGGTCAGCAGAGGCCGCAGCAGGGCGCGCAGGTCCTGGCTAGCCACGGCGTCCAGCGTGATCTCCTCACGCTCCAGCAGGCCCGGCAGCAACTGGACCGTGATCAGCAGATCCAGGGTGGGCAGCACGTCCTGAATGGCCTTTGGGTTCACACTGAATCCTTCGGGCACACGCTGTGGCGCTGGCAGGGGCATTCGGGCCACCGACGGCCCGGCAGCGCCCACGCCGCCCAGCAACAAGAGGGCCAGGGTGGCGCGCAGGATCAGGCGGGTCATGGTTCCAGCCTAACGGCCCCCGATGACGCGCTCCTGAACGCAGGGCGAGAAACACAGCAAAGGAGGGCACCCCGAACTGGCGTGCCCTCTTACTGTTTGAGCTTTGAGCATTCCGGGCTTTAGCGGCCCAGACGCTTGCTGCGCTGGAAAGTGTTCTCCTCTGGGAAGATCACAGCTCCCTTCTGGGGCAGGAACGTGCGGCTATAGGCGGGCTTCCCCTTATTCAGGGACAGGCCGTTGAGGTTCTCGTACCACTTGTAGGGCTGCACCGCCACGCCCGCCGTCTTGGCGGCGTCCAGCACCGTGCGGTAACCCTCGTGGGCCGACTTGGCAGCAGCCAGATAATCCATCGCGTCGTAACTGCTCTGGGCCTGGGCGAACAGCGCGTCAGCGCTGGTGGCGGCCACCGCCACCTTGCCTTCCTGCGAGGCGCGTCGGCTGAGTTCCAAGATGGCGTTGGTGTTGTTCAAGTACGCAGCGCTCAGGTAGCGGTACTGGCTGTCCAGGTTAAACTGCCCAAAATCGCGCGACAAGTCGTTATAGGACATGACGGTGGCGCTCTCATCACCCACGTTGGCAAACAGGTAGGGGCCGCTGGGACCATAGGAGATGTTCTGCTCGCTGTCGTAACCGTCGTGTGGATGGGACAGGCTGAGGTGGTGACCGGTCTCGTGGACGCTGGTATCGGTGAAGCCGTAGCCCGCATTATTCAGGTCCGGGGTCAGAAAGGAGTAGACGAAGCTCTGGGTGCCGGTTTCGCTGTCATCGTACGCAATGCCCAGCAGGCCCGGCTGGGTGTTGGCTTGGTCATTGAACAGATAGATAGGCAGCAGATACTTAGTGGCGGGGGTGGCTGCGTACTCCTGACGAAGCTCCTTCACGCTGTACTGAAAGAGTTTTTCCCCGGTCGCGTCGTAATATTCCGGCGAGCAGATGTCGGCAGGCTTGCTGGGATCGACGAAGAAGCACTTGTATACGTCGGCCAGGCTGCCGTTCAGTGGCGTTTCCTTGACCGTGGTAGTGAACTTGGTAAATGGCTGGAGCGGCGCGATGCGGCTCTGGGCCAAGTCGGGCTTGTACACCTTGCCCTGAAGCACGGCACCCGTGCCCTGCTCGACATGCACATCCAGCGCAATTTCTTCGGGCAGTTGCGGCGGCGTCAGGGCGGCGCGGTAGATCGGGCTGGGCGTGAACAGCAGATTGAGGGCCACGTAGCGCGTCACCAGCGCCAGATCCGGGCTGACCTTGCGCCCAAAGCCCAGGCTGGCCTTGCGGGTGCCGTACTCCCAGATGGGCGGCATGCGGTAATCGGCCACCCCGTCGCCGTCCACGTCCGGGTTGCTCACGTCGTAGCCGTTGGTCCATGGATCGGGGTTGGCCGACAGGTCGTAAAACCATATGCGCTGCGCCGATTTGCTGGGGCGCACGCTGCCGCCCCAGGCAATCAGGCGGCGACTGGACTTCGTGCCGAATGGCGCGCCAGTATCACTGTCGGCGGCGTCCACGCGGGTGTAGCTGTGCAGCTTGAAATCGGGGCGGTCATACCAGTTGACCATGAAGATGGTGTATTCGCCGGGCTTGACGCCCACCTGCGATACGTGATCAGCCAGCCAGTCCTCGGTTCCTCTAGCGTCGATCTCGTAATTGCTGTCCACCACCCGGTTGATATTGGGAGAGGGAGTCTTGCAGGTGGGATTGCCAGTGTCCGGGTCCAGATCGTTCTGACAGTTGTAGAGCTGCTGATAGACCGTGACGGGCGCGGCCTTGCCGTTCTTGCCCAGATAGTCGAAGAAACTATCCTCGAAGCCCTTGTCGGCAAACACGTAGTTGTACTGATAATCGAAGGCGTTGCCGGTGGGTTCTTCACGCCCATACGAGCTGGGAATGCGCGCAATCGCCTCGTATGATTTGGGCAGAATTTCCTTGAAGTCCCCGGTGTTGATCTGCCGCGCGGTGGCGATCTGCCCAGGACTGGTCTGACGGTAACCCACGAACACGATATTGACCTTCAATCTGGTGCGGATGGTGTCCTGCTGCCCCGGCTTGAGCGTCTTAAGCTTGCTGAAATCGATGGGCGTCGGGACAGGCTGGGGGGTGGGTTGCGGATTGGGCTGAGGGGTGGGGGCAGGGCTGTTTCCGTCACCGCAGGCGGACAGCAGAGAAAGGCTGAGGGCCAGCGCGCCGAGCATTCTTTTCTTCATACGACTCCTTGAACTGCGTTCCCACATCGTCACGTCAGTGTCGCTGCCGTTACTGGGAAGCGCAGGGGCCGACCGGAAAAAGGCGAGCAAGCCAGAACCGGGCAGAGATGCGTTGGGATGAACACCAGAATTGTAACCCCCTTCAGGCTTGAAACAGAAGACGGCTCTCCGACTGATCAGTTCTCTTGATTCAAAATCTCTCCTTACTCTGGGGTGGTGGCGCGCGTCCGCCCCGTCCCCCCTGTCCGGCCTGTCTACCCGCCCCGCCTTGACCTGGCCCCACCCCGCCCGCTAACCTCTGCCTAGCTCCCGCGTGGAGTCTGTACCACCCAGCACCACCCACTTCAGAGCGCCCGAGAGACCTGGCTCGTAGACGGCGCGGCAACCGGACTTCATTGCGTCACGGTGCCAAGGCCAGCCCCCCGGTTTGCGGCTCAACGATGAGCGCCGCGCCGGGCGGGACCAAGCGGGAAGGTCACGCGGATGACGATATTCGCCCCTTCTCTTCTACTTCGAGAGAGGGGCGCTGCCATTGTGTTCACAGTGGACCCAGCAGGCGGCCCCCACCCAGCCCACAGCGGAGGCCCTCCCATGCCCCACAAATTTGAAACCCTGCAAGTCCACGCCGGACAGAAACCCGATCCCACCACGGGTTCACAGGCCGTGCCGATCTACCCCACCAACAGCTACGTCTTCGAATCCCCGCAGCACGCCGCCGACCTGTTCGGCCTGCGCGCCTTCGGCAACATCTACAGCCGGATCATGAACCCCACCAACGCCGTGCTGGAGGAACGAATCGCGGCGCTGGAGGGCGGCGTGGGGGCCTTGTCGGTCTCCAGCGGGCACGCCGCGCAACTGGTGGCGATCCTGAACGTGGCGCAGGCCGGGGACAACATCGTGTCCTCGCCCAACCTGTACGGTGGCACAGTTAACCAGTTTCGCGTGACCCTCAAGCGGCTGGGGATCGAGGTGCGCTTTACGGGCAAGGACGAGCGCCCGGACGAATTCGCCGCCCTGATTGACGACAGGACCCGCGCGGTGTACTTCGAGACCATCGGCAACCCGGCGCTGAACATTCCCGATTTTGAGGCGATTGCCAAGGTTGCCCACGCGCAGGGTGTGGCCGTGTTCGTGGACAACACCTTTGGCGCGGGCGGGTACTTCTGCCAGCCGCTGAAGCACGGCGCAAATATCATTGTCGAATCGGCCAGCAAGTGGATCGGCGGGCATGGCAACGGCATCGGCGGGGTCATCGTGGACGGCGGCAATTTCGACTGGGGCAACGGGCGCTACCCGCTGATGACCGAACCCAGCCCCAGCTACCACGGCCTGAAGTTCTGGGACACCTTCGGCGAGGGTAATCCGCTGGGCCTGTCCAACGTTGCCTTTATCACGCGCGCCCGCACCGAGGGCCTCCGCGATCTGGGGACCACGCTGGCCCCGCAGCAGGCGTGGCAATTTATTCAGGGCCTGGAAACCCTATCGCTGCGGGCCGAGCGGCAGGCGCAGAACACGCTGGCGCTGGCGAC comes from the Deinococcus sp. AJ005 genome and includes:
- a CDS encoding phage holin family protein, yielding MRHINYYAGHYLACLFTLFWAWGRSPEGMMEERKSMGGAIVDVFDAGVTLVKSEINALVKKFSEIAKAKGLGVVLLLAATGPLVLALIFMILAVFYGLMRLGLGAWAAALLIAVFSFVVTGVMILLGIRKLGAEVETDEPRAKSLASMTEDERLEAQYQAEQAEKAAKERRAAQATSVQPVPVQATAVQSSPVQATGSAGLGASVQHTAGNQQARVGAPDLAKDQDSRQPASRTSVEVPRDPGQYAAGENRYVGGNGQQATVRVEGGTSTVPIYESEPDGSAKMYGGSLNEKLDKGEVPSASHAETGAHSGKKHDPRLQEPVVLSDAPGIPVSTDPTYKDDIKKGGGDY
- a CDS encoding class I SAM-dependent methyltransferase gives rise to the protein MPQMQGNLNPHAAPPGLSLAQHSNKLELTARGYMLWRAQSLGLLSGAPFGLEREARLFRSLCSPQPGQDWLDAGTSAGFYAGVLAAAGCRVLAADLSAPMLREGQRRETSGNIDWALLNLEDSGLLDESFDGVTVGATLNETHDPARFLRELARVLRPGGQLWLMYLPRTGGPLQSLLSRPALGGLNFPDPAWVGRQLPGMHLTDGLGIGAVRFGRYVKNQQQ
- a CDS encoding phytoene/squalene synthase family protein; translated protein: MIKTSLPSSHNPAAPAQAVAYCRDVTRDHSKTFFLGSRLFPLRQRQAVWAVYAACRTGDDIADESTADSVSAELDVWWNRIQSAFAGRPGPDPVDTALAWAARTYPIPLSAFAELHDGLRMDLGGHVYRDMDDLTLYCRRVAGVIGFMIAPVSGFSGGEKTLQHALMLGQAMQLTNILRDVGEDLTRGRIYLPQTLLSEYGITPADLERGVVTPEYRALMAHLCALARNWYAEGRAGIPCLHGSARLAVATAARAYEGILDDLERAGYDNFNRRAYVSGTRKLLMLPRAWWELRGAVSG
- a CDS encoding Fur family transcriptional regulator, with the translated sequence MTATRSTRQRDVIAQVLGRASGPLAVPEILGLAQSDLPGLGIATVYRTLKLLTEQGQIHPVTLDGETRYEAAGKGHHHHFSCTRCGRVFTLHTCPVALPSGTVYPGGFVVEAHEVTLYGQCPECAAN
- a CDS encoding O-acetylhomoserine aminocarboxypropyltransferase/cysteine synthase family protein; amino-acid sequence: MPHKFETLQVHAGQKPDPTTGSQAVPIYPTNSYVFESPQHAADLFGLRAFGNIYSRIMNPTNAVLEERIAALEGGVGALSVSSGHAAQLVAILNVAQAGDNIVSSPNLYGGTVNQFRVTLKRLGIEVRFTGKDERPDEFAALIDDRTRAVYFETIGNPALNIPDFEAIAKVAHAQGVAVFVDNTFGAGGYFCQPLKHGANIIVESASKWIGGHGNGIGGVIVDGGNFDWGNGRYPLMTEPSPSYHGLKFWDTFGEGNPLGLSNVAFITRARTEGLRDLGTTLAPQQAWQFIQGLETLSLRAERQAQNTLALATWLAGHPDVTRVTYPGLSNHRHFDRAQHYLPRGAGGVLTFELAGGREAGEAFIRSVQLAQHVANVGDTRTLVIHPASTTHSQLDENAQTAAGVTPGLVRVSLGIEHIDDIKEDFAQALAAALMEGTSETETPGVTALGVTGGV
- a CDS encoding bifunctional UDP-sugar hydrolase/5'-nucleotidase, with the translated sequence MKLTRSLLLSVALLGTASAAPITITVLHTDDLHGHLEPTKIGEGTYGGYARQTTLVKKYAAEDPNPLVLSGGDTFQGTLFYNVYKGLADVLFMNYQGYQAMAVGNHEFDDGPAALAKFVDKANFPVLATNIDVSAEPLLKDRIKPYAILNVGGEKVGVIGAVTPDLPLISSPGDNVKMLDVIQSIQASADAIKAQGINKVFLVSHLGYTLEQQVAAKVSGLDVIVGGHSHTLLGTFDNKDFPASEGPYPTVVNNPDGNKTLLVAAWEWGKVLGRLQVKFDDAGAVQSWEGNPIPVSADVPEDDTAKRMVTTLTVPIAALRRQVVGNAPGGLNGSRELVRQRESGMANVLADASLAAGQQAGAELALVNGGNVRASIDAGPITFDEAITVQPFGNTLTILDLTGAKIRDALEYGVATWSENKGQFLHVSKGMSYTFDPSKPVGSRVSAVTLNGQPLDETKIYKVAINNFTAGGGDGFTSFKGAPILETGKLDIDILVDYLKANPNLTAEPEGRIVVVNGTK
- the dusA gene encoding tRNA dihydrouridine(20/20a) synthase DusA, whose amino-acid sequence is MLASSLPPHTLSVAPMMDWTDRHCRAFHRTLTRRTLLYTEMITTGAILHGDRERHLSFAEAEHPVALQLGGSDASALAECARIATEYGYDEINLNCGCPSDRVSSGSFGACLMASPDVVARAVEAMRGATHLPVTVKHRIGIDDLDSYEHLSGFVRTVAAAGCETFIVHARKAWLSGLSPRENREMPPLRHDVVRQLKTDFPDLTIVLNGGLLTLEDAQDALAWADGAMIGRAAYGTPYLLATADQDVFGDELTPPTRREAIEAFLPFVAAELQAGQPLNRMMRHTLGLFAGQPGARHWKRTLSERGHRTGAGLEVVQEALAGVPDGVLDAQPNLLRRQGAEAPAAAISG